The Parambassis ranga chromosome 4, fParRan2.1, whole genome shotgun sequence genome includes the window CTGTCACAGTCTGTTTTTGTTATTAGCGGAACTCCGCGATCGTAGTGGaaccttttcaaaataaaagcccttgTAATCAAAATGAGAAATAAGAATATATAAGCTCAAACCAGAATGAAAACATGTAATAAAGATAACAGAATAATCATTTAACAGGGCTATCTTCTTAAGAAGGCTAAAATATAAATTTGCTTATTTTACATTTCCCATAACAAGTACATTATATTGTTTGCAATAAGTTCTACCTAAAGCAGAAGTTGAGATGTTTAGCGTGTTGTTTAGCAACATCACACTGTTCCATTGCATAACATTATAACACAACCAATGTAACCAATTAGAAAACAGGAACTTCAAATATTTGATAATGCATGTTTTAATGTCACTACATTACACTATGTTACCCAAATTAAGCCACTTTTTCTCCTCCAGGGGGAGTTAATAACTCTGATATGAAGGACAGGAAAGGACTGGAACTTGTTACTGAAGAGCCATGAACTGGATCTACAAGTTATCTGAAAGTGGCATCTTTGCTGAACTACTGCTTCTGCAAGTCAGGATTGGATTTAATACCTGAACTTTCTGAGAAGTGTGTGCCTCTTTCATAATATCTTCAAGGCTGGTATCTTCTTTTCAGCCTGTTGCATCAACTGATATCTTGAAAACAACGAACTGAATCTTTTGTAATCTTGCCAACAAACTCACAATATCCCAACAGAATGTTGGCAAATAAAGTGAAGCAATGGAGACCACAAAATAAGCAAGGCTCTGCTCCAAAAGATATAAAACAAGGACAGAAGAGTCTGGATTTCACTTTAGACCATGACTGTCATAGTCCTTCTCCTGCTGTTCCTGATCACTGGTGGTAAGCTGCAGTCAATATAATGATACATTTACCACAATCCTACCTATATTAACTTGAACTAACATAAGTAAAttatgctgtgttttgtgtttcaggaGCTGATGGCTCACGTATTGTTGGAGGCAGAGAATCTGCCCCACACTCACGCCCATACATGGCCTCACTGCAGTCCCGAGGAAGTCATTTCTGTGGAGGAGCACTGGTGAGAGCGGACTTTGTGGTGACAGCAGCACATTGTCCAACGTGaggatttttatgttttgtatattttataatTGTCTCAGCTGCCTCATCTTATGTTCTTAAGTGTCTTTTCTTGACCTCACTTAAGTTGTGATTTGCAGACCGGACAGAGTTGTTCTTGGAGCTCATTCCCTGAGAGACAATGAACAGACAAAGCAGGTGTTCCGTGTCGTCAGAGCATTCAGGCACCCTGATTACAATATGCTTTTGAATGACATCCAGCTCCTAAAGGTGAGGACAGCTTCAAATCCTGTCTACAACACTGTATCAGATCACCGTTGTGTACATTTTTTGACTTTCCTTCTCAGCTTGACCGCAGTGCCCAACTGACTCCAGCAGTGCAGACGATCCCAATCAGACCTGGCACACCGATCACAGGGCGTCAGTGCCTCACAGCTGGCTGGGGGTACATAGATAACAATCGAAAATCCCCAGACAAGCTTCAGGAAATTGACGTCTTCATCATCAATCAAGGAACATGTCAAACGAGATGGCCATTTCTCGCCCAGTCAATGATTTGTGCTATGCCAACTGGGGCCTTTCGAGGCGCATGCAATGTAAGAAATCAGTGACAATTTTTTAGCAGTATTAAACAGAAACCATTAATATAACAGTGATGTCATTTTAAATCAAATCTACTCACAGTGTCCTCTGCCTTCTGTCTTTAAGGGGGACTCTGGTGGTCCAATGGTGTGTGATGGTGGTGTAGCTGGTGTTGTCTCTTTCGGTGGGAGCGTTTGTGGAGACCCCAACACCCCTAATGTCTACACACGCGTATCATCCTTCAGGGATTGGATTACAAGTGTATTAAACAGAAATTAGATTGAGTGATGTGTATCAGGATGCTTGCCTGCATTTGCTTTTGCTTTCCATTTGGATTTCGCAAAATTACAAATGTGCATTGAGCTGTGATTGTCATACATTGTGTTAGAAACATGTATGAAGCAGTGCTAcctaaaatgaataataaatagcTTTGTTCATGATCAAATAGGTccctgtgcttttattttataaacACCAGAAGTGGCTGGACTCAGGTCAAAATTTTGCTTACCTAGCTGTAGAATACACCACATAAAACATCAGGAAAGACACAAGTCCAGCTCACATCCACAATGATTTGCTCTGCTGAATGCTAAATAAGTGATGAATGATAGTATTGATactgtaaaattaaaatgcaaatagttCATTTTACTAATAATAACCTTTAAAATATTATACAATGTAATGATTATGAAACACTTAAAATACAACAGAGGACTAATCATGTGTTCAATTGATCTGAAATTAGGGTTTTTTTAAGCTACTAGCTGCAAGCACATGATCAATTTAAGGACCTGACAGAACACCAGTAATGACCTGCTGTGCACTGGGTCAAGTCTCAGCTCAGTCTAATCTAAGAGTCTTTTTGGGTTCAGAGCACATTTTCCTTATTCCACAATCAGAGATGTGACataagtgtgtgttcatcactGTATGTCAGGCTGAATTCAGCATCACACCCTGTAAATTTCAGAgtgacagtgacacagcacaggTGATCACACCAAAAAAACCAAAGCAGCCCCGGTGGTCCAGGAAGAACGAGATAATGAGCAGAAGATGGTAAAATGACTGAGGATATGTGGTGAATATTTATGTCAGTACATACAATGCAGCAGTCAGTGTTGAGTTTAATGGTTGCTAATGGGATAAACAGACCTATTGATCACACAGATGCAGTTTTGATGTATTCTACCATCCACCTAATCcccagacccccccccccccccccccccccccctttgttCAAGCTCAGGTGTCTTTTTCTATGCAATGTAGTGTTCTTTTTTGTGTGAGTTTTTTTCATCACTTATGTTTAATGCACACGCTGATCAGATATAATTCTCAGCTATCGGTATCGGTATCAACTAAATATGTAGATCAGGTATCAGATAAAGAGGCAAATCTGTTCACTTTGATTCTATGTTTGTAGCATGCGCTAAGTCATGAGTCAGCACTTTATGCAGCATGAAGACAGACTTGGCTCACAACAAGTGACAACAAGTGAGCCAGTCAGCAGTATGGAGGTCTGTCATATCTGCAACGAGAGCTTTTACAGATACCAGCAATAAAGGAAATGGTATCAGTATTAGGTATCATTCAGATCAGTTGATATGTAACAGTAGGCAACAGATGAAAGATGATTTTCTGTTTGACCACTGAGCAGTGATGAAATCTGTCACAGCATTTGTGTTTTCAGGATCCTCCGATTCCAGATTGGACTGGAACTATAAATACTCTAAAATGTCTGTCTGCTCTCAATTCATTTCATAACCTTTGTCTTCTTGCATCAATTAATTTCTGAAAAACCTACCCACATATCCACATTAGGTAATTTCACAAGAATGCCACCAGCATGTTGACAAAGACACTGAAGCAAGAGAGGTCGCAACACAAGCAGCACATTTTTCTTCTCACAGACAAAAGTATAAAAGCAGACGAGGAGAGTGTGAATTTTACATGAAATCATGGCCATcaccctcctgctcctgctgtgcTTTGTCATCAGTGGTAAGCTACACGGTTTATGAGACAAATTCTAATAGCCGCGAAACCAGCAATACTTTTAGTAATGTCTTTACTCGTACATATTAACTTGAACTAACATAAatgatgatgctgtgttttgtgtttcagcagctgATGGCTCACGTATTGTTGGAGGCAGAGAATCTGCCCCACACTCACGCCCATACATGGCCTCACTGCAATCCCGAGGAAGTCATTTCTGTGGAGGAGCACTGGTGAGAGCGGACTTTGTGGTGACAGCAGCACATTGTCCAACGTGaggatttttatgttttgtatattttataatTGTCTCAGCTGCCTCATCTTATGTTCCTAAGTGTCTTTTCTCAACCTCACTTAAGTTGTGATTTGCAGACCGGACAGAGTTGTTCTCGGAGCTCATTCCTTGAGAGACAATGAACAGACAAAGCAGGTGTTCCGTGTCGTCAGAGCATTCAGGCACCCTGATTACAATATGCTTTTGAATGACATCAAGCTCCTAAAGGTGAGGACAGCTTTATATCTTGTCTACAACACTGTATCAGATCACCGTTGTGTACATTGTTTGACTTTCCTTCTCAGCTTGACCGCAGTGCCCAACTGACTCCAGCAGTGCAGACGATCCCAATCGGACCCGGCACACCGATCACAGGGCGTCAGTGCCTCACAGCTGGCTGGGGGTACATAGATAACAATCGAAAATCCCCAGACAAGCTTCAGGAAATCGACGTCTTCATCATCAATCAAAGAACATGCCAAACGAGATGGCCATTTCTCGCCCAGTCAATGATTTGTGCTATGCCAACTGGGGCCTTTCGAGGCTTCTGTAATGTAAGAAATCAGTGACGGTGATAATTATTCTGGAAATATTAggcataaattaaaaaaaatcgtTTTCAGATCATCATTTAACCACTCACAGTGTCCTCTGCCTTCTGTCTTTAAGGGGGACTCTGGTGGTCCATTGGTGTGTGATGGTGGTGTAGCTGGTGTTGTCTCCTTCTCTGGACGGATATGTGGAGACTCCACCACCCCTGATGTCTACACACGTGTATCATCCTTCAGGGACTGGATTACAAGAGTGTTAAACAGCAATTAGATTGAATGATGTGTAACAGGATGCTTGCCTGCATTTGCTTTTGCTTTCCATTCGGATTTTGCAATATTCTAAGGTACAAATGTGCATTGAGCTGAACTTGCAGTGATTGTCATACGTTGTGATAGAAACATGTATGAAGCAGTGCTAGTTACAATGAATAATAAATAGCTTTGTTCATGATCAAATAGGTccctgtgcttttattttataaacACCAGAAGTGGCTGCACTCATTTCAAGCCTGAATGTGGGCAGTGTGCGTACCGAGCTGTAAAATACACCACATGAAACATCAGGAAAGACACAAGTCCAGCTCACATCCACAATGATTTGCTCCGCTAAATGCAAAATGAGTGATGAACAAATTCCTCTACATTTATGATGGTATTGATACAGTTAAATTCCAAGctaattaaaaatgcaaatacttCATTTTA containing:
- the LOC114434592 gene encoding serine protease 57-like; amino-acid sequence: MAITLLLLLCFVISAADGSRIVGGRESAPHSRPYMASLQSRGSHFCGGALVRADFVVTAAHCPTPDRVVLGAHSLRDNEQTKQVFRVVRAFRHPDYNMLLNDIKLLKLDRSAQLTPAVQTIPIGPGTPITGRQCLTAGWGYIDNNRKSPDKLQEIDVFIINQRTCQTRWPFLAQSMICAMPTGAFRGFCNGDSGGPLVCDGGVAGVVSFSGRICGDSTTPDVYTRVSSFRDWITRVLNTDGSRIVGGREAAPHSRPYMASLQSRGRNFCGGALVRADFVVTAAHCDSSGPYTVVLGAHSLSASEPTKQEFSVIRSIPHPAYDGDMNDIMLLKLNGSAQLSEAVQVIALKSGRLRTGSQCVTAGWGDVGDNRTLATKLQEVGVTTLSQQECRKRWGQVPISRTMVCGVGAHTLQGFCSGDSGGPLVCDRAAAGVVSFSGRRCGDPKTPDVYTRISSFTDWITEVLRSN
- the LOC114434133 gene encoding mast cell protease 3-like, coding for MTVIVLLLLFLITGGADGSRIVGGRESAPHSRPYMASLQSRGSHFCGGALVRADFVVTAAHCPTPDRVVLGAHSLRDNEQTKQVFRVVRAFRHPDYNMLLNDIQLLKLDRSAQLTPAVQTIPIRPGTPITGRQCLTAGWGYIDNNRKSPDKLQEIDVFIINQGTCQTRWPFLAQSMICAMPTGAFRGACNGDSGGPMVCDGGVAGVVSFGGSVCGDPNTPNVYTRVSSFRDWITSVLNRN